One window from the genome of Yarrowia lipolytica chromosome 1B, complete sequence encodes:
- a CDS encoding uncharacterized protein (Compare to YALI0B20196g, similar to uniprot|P25358 Saccharomyces cerevisiae YCR034w GNS1 fatty acid elongase required for sphingolipid formation, similar to Saccharomyces cerevisiae SUR4 (YLR372W); ancestral locus Anc_4.220), giving the protein MSAVPIEFNVPSVDRPFGIYLWAIFDQAWEKLFGWPASSFIFVRNDPNIPFSSTPPVIIAIIVYYIVIFGGREVMRNLSPIRLNWLFQIHNIFLTLLSGMLLLLLVEQLFPIIVRQGILYAICDYGSWTQPIVFCYYLNYLTKYFELIDTVFLVLRKKKLTFLHTYHHGATALLCYTQLIGKTSVSWVPITLNLFVHVVMYFYYFLAARGIRVWWKEWVTRLQIIQFVIDLGFVYFASYTYFTSTYWPWMPNMGSCAGEEFAAIYGCGLLTSYLFLFIAFYINSYRKPSSKGPSKPVVAVDGPVGGVNAQTGASRGQTTTRSRRA; this is encoded by the exons ATGA GCGCCGTCCCTATTGAATTCAACGTCCCCTCCGTGGACCGACCCTTTGGTATCTACCTCTGGGCCATCTTTGACCAGGCCTGGGAGAAGCTTTTCGGCTGGCCCGCGTCCTCTTTCATTTTCGTGCGAAATGACCCCAACATCCCCTTTTCCTCTACCCCTCCCGTGATCATTGCCATCATTGTGTACTACATTGTCATCTTTGGCGGCCGAGAGGTGATGCGAAACCTGTCTCCCATCCGACTCAACTGGctcttccagatccacaACATCTTCCTCACCCTTCTGTCCGGtatgctcctcctcctcctcgttgagcagctcTTCCCCATCATTGTCCGACAGGGTATCCTCTACGCCATCTGCGACTACGGATCTTGGACTCAGCCCATTGTCTTCTGCTACTACCTCAACTACCTGACCAAGTACTTTGAGCTGATCGACACCGTTTTCCTTGTGctgcgaaagaagaagctgactTTCCTCCACACCTACCACCATGGTGCCACTGCTCTTCTGTGCTACACCCAGCTCATTGGTAAGACCTCGGTCTCTTGGGTCCCCATCACCCTTAACCTGTTTGTCCACGTTGTCATGTACTTCTACTACTTCCTGGCTGCGCGAGGTATCCGAGTGTGGTGGAAGGAGTGGGTCACCCGGCTCCAGATCATCCAGTTCGTTATCGATCTTGGATTTGTCTACTTTGCCTCTTACACCTACTTCACCTCTACCTACTGGCCCTGGATGCCCAACATGGGCTCTTGTGCCGGCGAGGAGTTTGCTGCTATTTACGGCTGTGGTCTGCTGACCTCTtacctcttcctcttcatcgCCTTCTACATCAACTCTTACCGAAAGCCCTCTTCCAAGGGACCTTCCAAgcctgttgttgctgtcgATGGCCCTGTTGGCGGCGTCAACGCCCAGACTGGTGCTTCTCGAGGCCAGACCACTACCCGATCTCGACGAGCATAA
- a CDS encoding mitochondrial 37S ribosomal protein mS42 (Compare to YALI0B20086g, similar to Saccharomyces cerevisiae MRP1 (YDR347W); ancestral locus Anc_5.398, weakly similar to uniprot|P10662 Saccharomyces cerevisiae YDR347W Mitochondrial 40S ribosomal protein MRP1) produces MLSLRRALLVPRLGRALHTMPAYSGLGSQAAPTQINKFLSAETVKSAWFEHQHEMLERVNEGLASSEELEGLDLQSLALETCNRSEDALHHFASGAFANDFFFKGVASTVKPGEVSEPIDAYHGLYVSPRDPDYQTVMPALATGETPAWGNHPGTDDALYDLILTSFGTVEAFREHLLTKAESIFGNGYTWLVLSKHSGRLHLVNTYNNGFIQKKGTNSAELAAEAAAKRAVEADEAKALAELQAEAQNKKLNALEEKLLKNKIYKMEVAKQMRQAQPKILHDLKPLLNVNVWQHMWLNDYGAFGKRKYLDNFWEKIDWNVVKGRLQDHFEKQTDLSKSELFGPYV; encoded by the coding sequence ATGCTATCTCTTCGACGAGCTCTTCTGGTGCCCCGGCTGGGCCGGGCTCTGCACACCATGCCTGCATACTCTGGCCTCGGCTCTCAGGCCGCTCCCACTCAGATCAACAAGTTTCTGTCGGCCGAGACCGTCAAGTCTGCGTGGTTTGAACATCAGCACGAGATGCTGGAGCGAGTCAACGAGGGTCTGGCAAGCAgcgaggagctggagggtcTTGATCTGCAGAGTTTGGCTCTGGAAACTTGCAACCGGTCCGAGGATGCTCTCCACCACTTTGCTTCTGGAGCTTTTGCCAACgatttcttcttcaagggTGTAGCTTCTACTGTCAAGCCCGGTGAGGTCTCTGAGCCCATTGATGCGTACCACGGACTCTACGTCAGCCCCCGAGACCCCGATTACCAGACTGTGATGCCTGCTCTGGCCACCGGAGAGACCCCTGCTTGGGGCAACCACCCCGGCACTGACGATGCTCTGTACGACCTGATCCTGACGTCGTTCGGTACTGTGGAGGCCTTCCGAGAACATCTGCtgaccaaggccgagtcGATTTTCGGCAATGGATACACATGGCTAGTGCTGAGCAAGCACTCTGGCCGACTACATCTCGTCAACACCTACAACAACGGCTtcatccagaagaagggcacCAACTCTGCCGAGCTGGCTGcagaggctgctgccaagcgAGCCGTCGAGGCTGATGAGGCGAAGGCTCTGGCTGAGCTCCAGGCCGAGGCTCAGAACAAGAAGCTTAAcgctctggaggagaagcttCTGAAGAACAAAATCTacaagatggaggtggccaAGCAGATGCGACAGGCACAGCCCAAGATTCTGCACGATCTCAAGCCGCTGCTTAACGTCAACGTGTGGCAGCACATGTGGCTCAACGACTACGGCGCGTTTGGCAAGCGAAAGTACCTCGACAACTTCTGGGAGAAGATTGACTGGAACGTCGTCAAGGGACGACTCCAGGACCACTTTGAGAAGCAGACAGATCTTAGCAAGAGTGAGCTGTTTGGACCTTACGTTTAA
- a CDS encoding uncharacterized protein (Compare to YALI0B20108g, similar to Saccharomyces cerevisiae YDR348C and YHR097C; ancestral locus Anc_5.399, weakly similar to uniprot|Q05518 Saccharomyces cerevisiae YDR348C hypothetical protein): MSTAPPMHIPGARFSSATPPPMSPNTTGSKNPFRRTASDSSQGSGSVRHSSYGSLQPPTIRSVSDQRSNSPFSEPGDIWETRVASPSFDNRSYAAPNRNNNNRMSLNPFLADLSPQDPAYPNPDLPVGSPSANSNVAATADWASSQPSSAPASRTRFRTPQQQQNSRPVTYYATEDNKDSDFAMSNRTTNRPRSSSDLQGRDLPSYDDVLHDAPPRTFKNEYGRGDEKDNERGAPPPPRSRRDHSGGTHSSQTRSHSHSHSREERQRSGRKPETPEERRARKEREYEKFKRYQERKDREAAIAAGQKPNGRLSKTGQPLDTIDKLDVTGFGFGSGFHHDGPFDACRPHRNKGTNFKAPVAAFPVNGANNALGPAKPSEEQIDAWGRTETEAFSDFSAPHMAPSGPQVQRAEGNTRFDPTNKADQVHGTASQGLGTSTFLDGAPASQADIEASYHQDKNSGLGRKKSLVQRVRKGVTGSDSSPPPRPNDSSKGVYRTYSNDSDMKGGKEYYGEKAVSPESNGLLRRVKSLKVRRRS, from the exons ATGTCTACAGCCCCCCCAATGCACATTCCCGGGGCTCGGTTCAGCTCGGCCACACCGCCGCCCATGTCCCCTAATACAACGGGCTCCAAGAACCCGTTTAGACGGACCGCTTCCGACTCGTCGCAGGGAAGCGGATCGGTTCGACATAGCTCATACGGCAGTCTGCAACCGCCCACGATCCGATCTGTGTCGGATCAACGCAGCAACTCGCCTTTTTCTGAACCTGGCGACATCTGGGAGACGCGGGTTGCTTCTCCTTCCTTTGATAA CCGGAGCTACGCCGCGCCCAACcgcaacaacaacaaccgaATGTCGCTCAACCCATTCCTGGCAGACCTGTCTCCCCAGGACCCCGCGTACCCCAACCCTGACCTGCCTGTGGGCTCGCCCTCCGCCAACTCTAACGTTGCAGCAACCGCAGACTGGGCCTCGTCTCAGCCCTCCTCTGCTCCCGCCTCACGAACGCGTTTTCGCACccctcagcagcagcagaactCGCGGCCCGTGACCTACTACGCCACTGAAGACAACAAGGACAGCGACTTTGCTATGTCCAACCGTACCACCAACCGACCTCGCTCGTCGTCCGACCTCCAGGGACGTGACCTGCCCAGCTACGACGACGTGCTCCACGATGCGCCTCCCCGAACCTTTAAAAACGAGTACGGCAGAGGCGACGAAAAGGATAACGAGAGaggagctcctccacctccccGTTCTCGACGAGACCACTCGGGAGGCACCCACTCGTCGCAGACCCGTTCGCATTCACACTCGCACTCGCGTGAGGAGCGCCAGCGGTCAGGACGAAAGCCAGAGACCCCTGAAGAACGACGTGCTCGGAAGGAACGAGAGTACGAAAAGTTCAAGCGGTACCAGGAGCGAAAGGACCGTGAGGCTGCCATTGCAGCTGGCCAGAAGCCCAATGGCCGTCTGTCCAAGACCGGCCAGCCTCTGGACACCATCGACAAGCTCGATGTGACGGGCTTTGGTTTTGGCTCTGGCTTCCACCACGACGGTCCCTTCGATGCTTGCAGACCCCACAGAAACAAGGGCACCAATTTCAAGGCACCCGTGGCGGCCTTCCCCGTCAATGGCGCCAACAATGCTCTGGGCCCCGCCAAGCCCTCTGAAGAACAGATTGACGCTTGGGGACgaacagagacagaggcATTTTCCGACTTTTCGGCGCCCCATATGGCTCCCTCGGGGCCCCAAGTGCAGAGAGCCGAAGGCAACACCCGATTCGATCCCACTAACAAGGCCGACCAGGTGCACGGAACCGCGTCGCAGGGACTCGGCACATCAACGTTCCTGGACGGTGCCCCAGCATCACAGGCTGACATTGAGGCGTCATATCACCAGGACAAGAACTCTGGATTGGGCCGAAAGAAGTCGCTGGTGCAGCGGGTGCGTAAGGGAGTCACTGGATCCGACTCGTCGCCTCCCCCTCGACCAAACGACTCGTCCAAGGGTGTCTACCGAACATACTCGAATGATAGTGACATGAAGGGAGGCAAGGAATACTATGGAGAGAAGGCGGTGTCGCCAGAGAGCAACGGTCTCCTGAGACGAGTCAAGAGTCTCAAggtgagaagaaggagttaA
- a CDS encoding uncharacterized protein (Compare to YALI0B20218g, similar to uniprot|Q9Y7U6 Schizosaccharomyces pombe Rho1 gdp-gtp exchange protein 1, similar to Saccharomyces cerevisiae ROM1 (YGR070W) and ROM2 (YLR371W); ancestral locus Anc_4.219): MAQDVLDIPFTDIPSMQRIPASRSMQNLNERYEQGQAPPQGQTKQPPMQPSHHANPPPQHHQQPQQHMPPRHYPTNRPQPGQAQQQSPRQYPQGQPQGHTGQTQYPYAVGRQGQQAPPQHASQQVPQHVPHAPPQQHHGPPPQNHVPQLQHGPPQHAPQHVPPPHQQQYSPQKHPQGGQVQGGNMPPTSMGQGMTPGAPQYGGQQFSRQQQPPQIQTQANPYHISRRPQMRHTQSATSPTSPSNPYSQFSQFNPGRSVSGGPQQHHPAHQQQYGRSMSLTQQSVAATSRGNPNVYDRETGGRTSTMTSTSSGRVIPPRQGGPPGSGPGGMGGSTHAVNAQGHSIPGSTVSLNSTVTPSTSATHLPSSSSASVATASTVVSPTQQSSFGNHRTTSTSSMRSLSSEFGPSPRSAVLTASRRAPLVYPALLSKVAEMFRLTVVVADKKKNELSYSNSFLGSEAVSVIADIIKTTDRNLALLLGRSLDAQKFFHDVTYDHRLRDSPFELYQFNEIVEANDAAAQTVGMPVNGVFTLLTECYSPTCTRDKLCYSIACPRRLEQQARLNMKPSGLKRSESRLSLHGDSDNKEQKLWRERVTKEIANSVDDEEKKRQEVICELIYTERDFVKDLEYVRDYWITPLRTSNIIPEARRERFIKMVFSFIMDVHAVNIKLAEALTKREQFAPVVRRVGDIFLQHVPRFEPFIKYGASQLYGKYEYEREKSSNPAFAKFVNDTERLEQSRKLELNGYLTKPTTRLARYPLLLEAVLKHTKEDNPDYGDIPEAIKQIKAYLMKVNEKSGQSENRFSLMQLNQSLVFQKNDYVDLKLMEESRRIIFKGSLKKRTQDTQGEIQVYLLDHFLLFVKVKVVNKREIMRVYKKPIPLELLLAAQAEEIGPKSSSFRRPPSSLIPKTVSKESSNGKYPLTFLHIGRKGYELTLYAANFAARKAWSDNIESQKNARRELGDVFSQYTLCSGFFHGNNRVNCVVPIDGGRKVLYGTDSGVFISDIRHLPKQQGSLQNSIVATTPVKLISTSNVTQVAILDEYTTILALADKTLYAWPSDIIDTPDPVSNSRKGKKVLGHINFFKAGVCNNRMLVCTVKSSSTSSTINVLEPSEPLTKNKRQTTLLSLKKGRQDTEFRSFQQFNISSEIISISLLSLNLCVGCANGFKVVSLTNFDTQSLLSSADTSLDFVIGKEQLKPIAVYRLDGEFLLNFSEFSFYANAHGWRKQPMWRIDWEGVPQNFGIWYPYLLAFEPNFVEIRHVKTGEIVSVIHGENIRFLHESSREIIYAYEDERGNDVIACLDFWEKSQKRVAA; encoded by the exons ATGGCGCAGGACGTGTTGGATATTCCTTTTACCGATATTCCGTCGATGCAG CGCATCCCCGCCTCGCGGTCCATGCAAAACCTCAACGAGCGGTATGAACAAGGCCAAGCCCCTCCCCAGGGCCAGACCAAACAGCCCCCCATGCAGCCCTCGCATCATGCCAATCCCCCACCCCAGCATCAccagcagccacagcaaCACATGCCACCGCGACATTACCCGACCAACCGGCCACAGCCCGGacaggcccagcagcagtcgCCGAGACAGTACCCGCAAGGCCAGCCTCAGGGACACACGGGCCAGACCCAGTATCCTTACGCTGTAGGACGACAGGGACAgcaggctcctcctcagcatGCTTCCCAGCAGGTGCCCCAGCATGTTCCCCACGCGcctccccagcagcaccacGGTCCTCCCCCGCAGAATCATGTTCCTCAGCTGCAGCACGGTCCTCCGCAACATGCTCCGCAACATGTTCCACCCCCGCATCAGCAGCAATACTCGCCTCAGAAGCACCCTCAGGGCGGCCAGGTCCAGGGAGGAAACATGCCCCCAACAAGTATGGGCCAGGGAATGACTCCTGGAGCACCGCAATACGGTGGCCAGCAGTTCTCACGACAGCAACAACCGCCACAGATCCAGACCCAGGCTAACCCTTACCACATTTCCCGGCGACCCCAGATGCGACACACCCAGTCGGCCACCTCTCCGACCTCCCCCTCCAACCCGTACTCGCAGTTCAGCCAGTTCAATCCGGGCAGATCAGTGTCTGGTGGACCTCAGCAGCATCACCCGGctcaccagcagcagtacgGACGGTCCATGTCTCTAACTCAGCAGTCGGTGGCAGCAACATCGCGAGGCAACCCCAACGTCTACGATCGAGAAACCGGGGGCCGAACCTCTACCATGACTTCAACCTCTTCAGGTAGAGTGATTCCGCCGCGACAGGGAGGACCTCCTGGCTCTGGACCTGGAGGAATGGGAGGCAGCACCCATGCAGTTAACGCACAGGGACACAGCATCCCTGGGTCAACCGTCAGTCTCAACTCGACGGTAACTCCCTCTACGTCGGCAACCCACCTTccctcgtcttcctctgCGTCGGTTGCCACTGCCAGCACGGTCGTGTCTCCCACACAGCAGTCAAGCTTCGGCAACCACAGAACGACCTCCACATCGTCCATGCGGTCGTTGTCATCTGAATTTGGCCCCTCTCCTCGTTCTGCAGTACTCACTGCCTCGCGACGAGCCCCTCTCGTCTACCCTGCGTTGCTGTCCAAGGTGGCCGAGATGTTCCGACTCACCGTTGTGGTAgcagacaagaagaagaacgagCTGAGTTACTCCAATTCGTTTCTGGGTTCCGAGGCTGTGTCAGTGATTGCCGATATCATCAAAACCACTGACAGAAACCTGGCCCTGCTTCTCGGCCGGTCTCTGGATGCCCAAAAGTTCTTCCACGACGTCACCTACGACCATCGGCTGCGAGACTCGCCCTTTGAGCTGTACCAGTTCAACGAGATTGTGGAAGCCAATGATGCGGCTGCCCAGACTGTTGGAATGCCTGTCAACGGTGTGTTCACGCTGCTGACAGAGTGTTACTCTCCCACGTGCACTAGAGACAAGCTGTGTTACTCCATTGCCTGTCCCAGGCGTCTAGAGCAGCAGGCTCGGCTCAACATGAAGCCCAGCGGTCTTAAGCGATCTGAGTCGCGTCTGTCTCTTCACGGCGACAGCGACAACAAAGAGCAGAAGCTGTGGAGAGAGCGGGTCACTAAGGAGATAGCCAACAGTGTggatgacgaggagaagaagcgacAGGAGGTCATTTGCGAGCTCATTTACACAGAGCGGGACTTTGTCAAGGATCTGGAGTATGTACGGGACTATTGGATCACTCCCCTGCGAACCTCGAACATTATTCCCGAGGCTCGACGAGAGCGATTCATCAAGATGGTCTTTTCGTTCATCATGGACGTGCATGCCGTCAACATCAAGCTGGCCGAGGCTCTGACCAAGCGAGAGCAGTTTGCGCCTGTTGTTCGACGTGTCGGAGACATTTTCCTGCAACACGTGCCACGATTCGAGCCGTTCATTAAGTACGGAGCCTCGCAATTGTACGGTaagtatgagtacgagCGTGAAAAGTCGTCTAACCCGGCATTTGCCAAATTTGTCAACGACACGGAGCGTCTCGAGCAGTCTCGAAAACTGGAGCTTAACGGTTACCTGACCAAGCCTACCACTCGATTGGCCAGATAtcctctgctgctcgaaGCTGTGCTGAAAcacaccaaggaggacaacCCCGACTACGGTGACATTCCTGAAGCCATCAAACAGATCAAGGCGTACTTGATGAAGGTCAACGAAAAGAGTGGTCAGTCCGAGAACCGGTTCTCGCTGATGCAGCTGAACCAGTCGCTGgtgttccagaagaacGACTACGTGGACCTCAAGCTGATGGAAGAGTCTCGACGAATCATTTTCAAGGGCtctctcaagaagcgaaCCCAGGACACCCAGGGTGAGATCCAAGTGTACTTGCTGGACCACTTTTTGCTGTTCGTCAAGGTTAAGGTGGTCAACAAGCGGGAAATTATGCGTGTATACAAGAAGCCCATCCCCCTCGAACTTCTTTTGGCTGCTCAGGCTGAGGAGATCGGTCCTAAGAGCTCTTCATTCCGACGGCCTCCGTCTTCGCTGATCCCCAAGACTGTGTCGAAGGAGTCGTCCAATGGAAAGTACCCTCTGACCTTTCTGCATATCGGACGAAAGGGCTACGAGTTGACTTTGTATGCTGCCAACTTTGCAGCTCGAAAGGCGTGGTCTGACAACATTGAGTCGCAGAAGAATGCCCGACGAGAGCTTGGCGACGTATTCTCGCAGTACACGCTGTGCTCCGGCTTTTTCCACGGCAATAACCGTGTCAATTGCGTGGTTCCCATTGACGGCGGAAGAAAGGTGCTATATGGAACCGACTCGGGAGTGTTCATTTCTGACATCCGGCATCTTCCAAAGCAGCAGGGCTCGCTACAGAACTCCATTGTGGCCACCACCCCTGTCAAGCTCATTTCTACGAGCAACGTGACCCAGGTGGCCATTCTGGACGAGTACACGACGATTTTGGCGCTTGCTGACAAGACTCTATATGCTTGGCCGTCCGATATCATCGATACTCCGGATCCCGTATCCAACTCGCGAAAGGGTAAGAAGGTTCTTGGTCacatcaacttcttcaaggcTGGTGTGTGTAATAACCGAATGCTGGTCTGCACAGTCAAGTCGAGCTCCACTTCGTCCACCATCAACGTCCTGGAGCCCTCAGAACCCCTAACCAAGAACAAGCGGCAAACAACCCTCCTGTCTCTCAAGAAGGGACGTCAGGACACCGAGTTCCGGTCGTTCCAGCAGTTCAACATTTCTTCAGAGATTATCTCCATCTCACTGTTGTCTCTCAACTTGTGTGTTGGCTGTGCTAACGGTTTCAAGGTGGTGTCCCTCACCAATTTCGACACTCAGAGTCTGCTGTCTTCTGCAGATACTTCCCTGGATTTCGTCATTGGCAAGGAGCAACTCAAGCCTATTGCAGTGTACCGACTTGATGGCGAGTTCTTGCTCAACTTTTCCGAGTTCTCGTTCTACGCCAACGCCCATGGCTGGCGAAAGCAGCCCATGTGGCGAATCGACTGGGAAGGCGTGCCTCAGAACTTTGGTATCTGGTACCCGTACCTGTTGGCTTTCGAACCCAACTTTGTGGAGATTCGGCATGTCAAGACGGGCGAGATTGTGAGCGTGATCCACGGCGAGAACATCCGGTTCTTGCACGAGTCGTCGCGGGAGATCATCTACGCGTACGAGGACGAGCGGGGCAACGATGTGATTGCCTGTCTGGATTTCTGGGAAAAGAGTCAAAAGAGAGTGGCGGCGTAG
- a CDS encoding uncharacterized protein (Compare to YALI0B20174g, similar to uniprot|Q12303 Saccharomyces cerevisiae YLR121c YPS3 GPI-anchored aspartyl protease 3 (yapsin 3) P8.5.f5.1, similar to Saccharomyces cerevisiae YPS7 (YDR349C); ancestral locus Anc_5.401), whose amino-acid sequence MSSIEIRQTRSMLLSTLLLSTLAATVFAAPTAAKVVALPVTRHHNTTRHPALSKRSSTYQIPITNKEYYYSVALSLGTPAQDFNVILDTGSSDLWVFASNATQSCENHACDFTGQFNALDSSSYHFIGNNYSIEYVSGDNATGNWGTDTLSIGSVKLENLQFAAVTHTSAQSGILGISLQGSESVVFVKNEYPNFPVQLVNQGWIDRTVYSLYLNSINATEGTLLLGGIDTAKYSGHLEVLDLADHDDFSVPYSDVSWNGNSYGRASAAVFDSGTSYIYMPNDVFYGLSSDINLNETTNADTNLQYIACDADINVVVTFGNTDITLGADQLVLHLSELLDDKTQTECVFGIQSTDYSSDNILFGDVFLRSVYAVYDLDNYQIGVAQAVYTDETNIVAVGANDNI is encoded by the coding sequence ATGTCTTCGATTGAAATAAGACAAACAAGATCAATGCTTCTATCTACTCTCCTCCTTTCTACTCTGGCTGCCACAGTTTTTGCAGCTCCTACCGCTGCCAAGGTAGTGGCTTTGCCAGTGACCAGacaccacaacaccacTCGTCACCCTGCTCTTTCAAAGAGATCCTCAACCTACCAGATCCCAAtcaccaacaaggagtACTACTACTCCGTTGCTCTGTCTCTGGGAACTCCTGCTCAGGACTTTAACGTGATTCTGGACACCGGATCTTCTGACCTCTGGGTGTTCGCATCCAACGCTACACAGTCTTGTGAGAACCACGCCTGTGACTTCACCGGCCAGTTCAATGCCCTCGACTCTTCCTCCTACCATTTCATTGGAAATAACTACTCTATCGAGTACGTCTCTGGTGATAATGCTACTGGTAACTGGGGAACTGACACTCTGTCCATCGGGTCGGTGAAGCTCGAGAACCTCCAGTTTGCTGCTGTAACTCACACTTCTGCTCAGAGCGGTATCCTTGGAATTTCTCTACAGGGCTCTGAGTCTGTTGTGTTCGTGAAGAACGAGTACCCCAATTTCCCCGTTCAGCTCGTCAACCAGGGATGGATTGACCGAACCGTCTACTCGCTTTACCTGAACTCCATTAATGCTACTGAGGGTACTCTGTTGCTAGGAGGCATTGATACGGCTAAGTACTCTGGTCACctggaggtgctggacCTGGCTGACCACGACGACTTCTCCGTTCCCTACAGCGACGTGTCTTGGAACGGAAATTCGTATGGACGAGCCAGTGCTGCTGTTTTTGACTCTGGAACCTCGTACATTTATATGCCCAATGATGTCTTCTACGGTCTGTCCAGTGATATCAACCTAAACGAAACTACCAATGCTGACACCAACTTGCAGTACATCGCCTGCGATGCCGATATCAATGTTGTCGTGACATTTGGAAACACCGACATCACTCTTGGAGCTGACCAGCTCGTTCTTCACCTATCTGAGTTGCTTGACGATAAGACCCAGACAGAGTGTGTTTTTGGCATCCAATCAACAGATTATTCTAGTGATAACATTCTGTTTGGCGATGTGTTCCTCAGATCTGTATACGCCGTTTACGATCTCGACAACTACCAGATCGGTGTCGCTCAAGCTGTCTACACTGACGAGACCAacattgttgctgttggagCCAATGACAACATCTGA